From a single Candidatus Brocadiaceae bacterium genomic region:
- a CDS encoding serine/threonine protein kinase, which yields MSNPALYCTRCGRRYRIGAVPVGAQLHCSACGARLAGDDERPPLRDADPFRRRTIAGARLRKRLAVRPTHSVYRADYRPLRTTARVEVFTAEFAARHASCLEDHFRAAAATRGLRSTRVASVLDIGRRSDCWFIIQEWTPSDLRALIDEKAPLSVNRVIEVLEGVLTGLAAVDQAGLVHGNVTPEGILLAVDGSPVLDHLSAPARPEDLDRLTLGPAGRPSGRVFYMAPETAGGRPGDVRSDLYSLGAVAFEMLTGRPPYAGRTAAEVAAAHRAGPAPDALVLRPDVPEAVAAFVHRLMARDPAERPATPAQALEELRKLAVDLSRRRRIVPVAGALTPSERTRSAVRWTVAWTLVTLLLFALAIVPGTLMCRRRGRVAPRRMAHGTGRVLLTVGRGDTELPPGDAEAVLQLMRHALAYFPALEGVDPGAVQEVAGDGRTPEDAARALDAEYVLTAHPAAGLGRRRWMVVLQRPAGEPWMAWRETAVEDGAPDGWASLERAVGEVLADAAARRNPDAPAPTPAVTEADAEGWRRLGAALEAERAGRWADAADHADAAARRAARPGPFALLAAFYRAAAAAGETGRFAPLPEPARHDLPPHLAALADVLDAVAGDDEAATEQAFADYLAGFPRSARGYWLLGLWRLKAQGRAEEALVAFRHALALDPGYAPPAQGSEEALQAGGQ from the coding sequence ATGTCGAATCCCGCCCTCTACTGCACCCGGTGCGGCCGCCGATACCGGATCGGAGCGGTGCCCGTTGGGGCGCAACTCCACTGCTCGGCCTGCGGGGCCCGGCTGGCCGGCGACGACGAGCGCCCGCCCCTGCGGGACGCCGACCCCTTCCGGCGCCGCACGATCGCCGGCGCCCGCCTCCGCAAGCGGCTGGCCGTCCGGCCCACGCATTCCGTCTACCGCGCCGACTACCGTCCGCTGCGGACGACCGCGCGCGTGGAGGTGTTCACCGCCGAGTTCGCCGCGCGCCATGCATCCTGCCTGGAGGACCACTTCCGGGCGGCCGCCGCCACGCGCGGGCTCCGCAGCACCCGCGTGGCGAGCGTCCTGGACATCGGCCGGCGCTCGGACTGCTGGTTCATCATCCAGGAGTGGACGCCGTCGGACCTGCGCGCGCTGATCGACGAGAAGGCTCCCCTGTCGGTCAACCGCGTGATCGAGGTCCTGGAGGGCGTGCTGACCGGCCTGGCGGCCGTGGACCAGGCCGGCCTCGTCCACGGGAACGTGACCCCGGAGGGCATCCTGCTGGCGGTGGACGGCTCGCCCGTGCTCGATCACCTGTCGGCGCCGGCACGGCCCGAGGACCTGGACCGCCTGACGCTCGGCCCCGCCGGGCGGCCGTCGGGCCGCGTCTTCTACATGGCTCCCGAGACGGCCGGCGGCCGCCCGGGCGACGTGCGCTCGGACCTCTACTCGCTGGGGGCCGTGGCGTTCGAGATGCTCACCGGCCGGCCGCCGTACGCCGGCCGCACGGCCGCCGAGGTGGCCGCCGCACACCGGGCCGGCCCCGCGCCCGACGCGCTGGTCCTGCGCCCGGATGTCCCCGAGGCCGTCGCCGCGTTCGTGCACCGCTTGATGGCCCGCGACCCGGCCGAGCGTCCGGCGACGCCCGCACAGGCCCTCGAAGAACTCCGGAAGCTCGCCGTGGACCTCAGTCGACGGCGGCGGATCGTGCCCGTCGCGGGGGCCCTCACGCCGTCCGAACGCACGCGCAGCGCCGTGCGCTGGACGGTCGCCTGGACGCTGGTCACCCTGCTGCTGTTCGCACTGGCCATCGTGCCGGGCACGCTGATGTGCCGCCGGCGCGGGCGCGTCGCGCCCCGGCGGATGGCGCACGGGACGGGCCGGGTGCTCCTGACGGTCGGGCGCGGGGACACCGAACTGCCGCCCGGCGATGCGGAGGCCGTCCTGCAGCTCATGCGCCATGCGCTTGCGTATTTCCCGGCTCTCGAGGGCGTCGACCCGGGCGCTGTGCAGGAGGTGGCGGGTGACGGCCGCACGCCGGAGGACGCCGCCCGGGCGCTCGATGCGGAGTACGTCCTCACGGCGCACCCGGCCGCGGGGCTCGGCCGGCGGCGCTGGATGGTGGTGCTGCAACGCCCGGCAGGGGAGCCGTGGATGGCGTGGAGGGAGACGGCCGTCGAGGACGGCGCGCCGGACGGCTGGGCGTCCCTCGAACGGGCGGTCGGGGAGGTCCTGGCCGATGCGGCCGCACGGCGGAATCCCGATGCGCCCGCGCCGACGCCGGCCGTCACGGAAGCCGACGCCGAGGGTTGGCGTCGCCTCGGGGCGGCCCTCGAAGCCGAACGCGCCGGCCGGTGGGCGGACGCGGCGGACCATGCGGACGCGGCCGCGCGCCGGGCGGCACGGCCGGGCCCGTTCGCCCTGCTGGCGGCCTTCTACCGGGCCGCGGCGGCCGCCGGAGAGACGGGGCGGTTCGCGCCCCTCCCCGAACCGGCCCGCCACGACCTGCCGCCGCATCTGGCCGCACTGGCCGACGTCCTGGACGCGGTGGCCGGCGACGATGAAGCGGCGACCGAGCAGGCCTTCGCCGATTACCTGGCGGGGTTCCCCCGGTCGGCGCGCGGATACTGGCTGCTCGGGCTCTGGCGTCTGAAGGCCCAGGGGCGGGCCGAAGAGGCGCTCGTCGCGTTCCGGCACGCGCTCGCCCTGGACCCGGGCTACGCGCCCCCCGCGCAGGGGAGCGAGGAGGCGCTGCAGGCGGGCGGTCAGTAG
- a CDS encoding sigma-70 family RNA polymerase sigma factor, protein MAGNARLLKASLSGDHDAFARIVRRYQALVCAITYSATGDVAASEDLAQETFLSAWKGLASLRDPSRLRAWLCGIARNLTAEHLRRRQHDVQARAASVEDVPAVESALPTPLEQATAKEREHIVWDALRAIPETYRVPLVLYYREEQSTRRVARDLQISSATVRQRLARGRQMLRGRVAALVEDTLSTTAPGGTFAAAVLAGLGATAAEKAAGASYTILGLSLAKAAAVGLVVAGAVLGAAAALPAEAPGPVTEQIESAVPAEDSEALDRPAPLSPEQMGQEFLKQQAGVDEATSFLLEWEESVMRGDGARLSAFSVAWQGRRIYWRLHWPQDGSGITWVGGPDQTVGLTLRAGQVPSASLQAFASVSLMIGPGLARSFFPVAQHWWDNASYHAFLEAKCRQHPERFRRAAEALSGKALSADEALDVARELYNTLFGEHEFCAVPPDIHRSPPGRLAVAARCGHHGWFSILEFDSESRRLMRLITYVDRRGMPREVAERVHDQGGASQEETWRAQREHAVESRRLDYSEHKELPLGLIVPMRADVYDTDEDGTSERHSVLRITRIEVNPELPESVFDLQIPEGAQVADFTFDPMGIKAVNYEWSAEMGQPEPRQLLSADEALHMEFERRRRTAERMGSTAPALSGVTWISEEQVNLEDLRGSHVLLVFMSASFPPCELQAETLGEWAEMLPELGVRLVGVFTAWDAPDDVRSFARAHGLEFPICICTPDGPGPGGVFEAYGVTAPLGGCLVGPDGNLIDQDQASAGDLLAYLAGLREARRIRAAQD, encoded by the coding sequence ATGGCGGGCAACGCGAGACTGCTGAAGGCATCCTTGAGTGGCGATCACGACGCGTTCGCGCGGATCGTGCGGCGTTACCAGGCGCTCGTCTGCGCCATCACCTACAGCGCCACCGGCGACGTGGCCGCCAGCGAGGATCTGGCCCAGGAGACCTTCCTGTCCGCCTGGAAGGGGCTGGCCTCCCTGCGCGATCCGTCGCGGCTCCGCGCCTGGCTCTGCGGCATTGCCCGCAACCTGACGGCCGAGCATCTGCGCCGCCGCCAGCATGACGTCCAGGCCCGTGCGGCCTCCGTGGAGGACGTGCCGGCCGTCGAGTCCGCCTTGCCCACGCCGCTCGAGCAGGCCACGGCGAAGGAGCGAGAGCACATCGTCTGGGACGCCCTGCGGGCCATCCCGGAGACCTACCGCGTCCCGCTCGTCCTCTACTACCGCGAGGAGCAGTCAACCCGCCGCGTGGCGCGCGACCTCCAGATCTCCAGCGCAACGGTCCGGCAGCGCCTGGCGCGCGGCCGGCAAATGCTGCGCGGCAGGGTCGCGGCGCTGGTCGAGGACACGCTCTCGACGACGGCCCCCGGCGGCACGTTCGCGGCGGCGGTGCTGGCGGGCCTGGGCGCGACGGCAGCCGAGAAGGCGGCGGGTGCCAGCTACACGATCCTCGGCCTGAGCCTGGCGAAGGCGGCCGCCGTTGGCCTTGTCGTCGCTGGCGCGGTTCTGGGCGCTGCGGCTGCCCTGCCCGCGGAGGCTCCTGGACCGGTGACCGAGCAGATCGAATCGGCTGTGCCCGCGGAGGATTCCGAAGCCCTGGACCGGCCGGCCCCGCTGTCGCCCGAGCAGATGGGACAGGAGTTCCTGAAGCAACAGGCTGGCGTCGACGAGGCCACTTCGTTCCTGCTCGAGTGGGAAGAGAGCGTCATGCGCGGAGATGGCGCTCGGCTGAGTGCCTTCTCTGTTGCCTGGCAAGGGCGGCGCATCTACTGGCGGCTTCATTGGCCGCAGGACGGTTCCGGCATAACATGGGTCGGCGGCCCGGATCAGACCGTTGGGCTGACGCTGCGGGCTGGCCAAGTGCCCAGCGCGAGTCTGCAGGCATTCGCCAGCGTGAGCCTCATGATAGGACCAGGGCTGGCCCGGTCGTTCTTCCCCGTTGCGCAGCATTGGTGGGACAATGCCTCGTACCACGCGTTTCTGGAGGCGAAATGCAGGCAGCATCCGGAGAGGTTTCGCCGAGCTGCCGAAGCACTGTCCGGGAAGGCGCTGTCCGCTGATGAAGCACTGGATGTCGCGCGTGAACTCTACAACACACTATTTGGCGAACACGAGTTCTGCGCCGTTCCGCCCGACATACACCGGTCGCCGCCCGGACGGCTCGCAGTGGCAGCCCGCTGCGGCCACCACGGCTGGTTCTCCATCCTGGAATTCGACTCTGAGTCTCGCCGGCTGATGCGGTTGATCACGTACGTCGATCGACGGGGAATGCCCAGGGAAGTGGCGGAGCGGGTACACGATCAGGGAGGCGCCTCGCAGGAGGAAACATGGCGCGCCCAACGGGAGCACGCCGTGGAATCGCGCCGACTCGACTACAGTGAACACAAGGAACTCCCGCTCGGACTCATCGTGCCCATGCGCGCCGACGTCTACGACACCGACGAAGACGGGACGAGCGAGCGCCACTCCGTTCTCCGTATCACCCGCATCGAGGTGAATCCTGAACTGCCCGAGTCGGTGTTTGACCTGCAGATCCCGGAGGGGGCGCAGGTCGCGGACTTCACCTTCGACCCGATGGGCATCAAGGCGGTGAACTACGAATGGTCTGCCGAGATGGGGCAGCCCGAGCCGAGGCAGCTACTTTCTGCGGACGAAGCGCTACACATGGAGTTCGAGCGAAGGCGCCGGACGGCTGAACGGATGGGGAGCACCGCGCCTGCGCTCAGCGGCGTGACCTGGATCAGCGAAGAACAGGTCAATCTGGAGGATCTGCGCGGCAGCCACGTGCTGCTGGTGTTCATGTCGGCCAGCTTTCCTCCTTGTGAGCTTCAGGCAGAGACCCTCGGCGAGTGGGCCGAAATGCTGCCGGAGTTGGGCGTCCGTCTGGTCGGCGTATTCACCGCCTGGGACGCACCTGATGATGTCCGTTCCTTCGCACGGGCCCACGGCCTGGAATTCCCCATATGCATCTGCACGCCCGACGGCCCCGGCCCTGGGGGCGTCTTCGAAGCATACGGGGTCACCGCGCCGTTGGGCGGCTGCCTGGTGGGTCCGGATGGCAACCTGATTGACCAAGACCAAGCCTCGGCGGGCGACCTCCTTGCATACCTGGCCGGGCTGCGCGAGGCGCGGCGCATCCGGGCGGCGCAGGATTGA
- a CDS encoding ankyrin repeat domain-containing protein: MGWAAAGADVNATELRGRTPTGLAVQNGHEEIADLLREHGGVE, translated from the coding sequence ATTGGCTGGGCAGCCGCCGGCGCGGACGTGAACGCCACCGAACTGCGGGGCCGCACGCCGACGGGCCTCGCCGTCCAGAACGGCCATGAGGAGATCGCCGACCTGCTGCGCGAGCACGGCGGGGTGGAGTAG